In Drosophila nasuta strain 15112-1781.00 chromosome 2R, ASM2355853v1, whole genome shotgun sequence, a single genomic region encodes these proteins:
- the LOC132784938 gene encoding serine-rich adhesin for platelets isoform X3, producing the protein MMSLPCDTIDAGSDSQMSSNDSTSFEDNRLNFTSESDSTKSDASCARTRGRSKRKRTKSKMRSNSKDMALAGFTGSYPKMVITNSNESNSDADGDPLPADLKAICATGLSVFPREELQSQPPSESESPQTLGRQRRWRRRNSSSSSSCSASSTSSSNLVNKTLANSTSPAAATTTTMSTIAAGADTTAATTTTISSTNTLNSTIESPKPTNDNNSVDNKDDHNDNSSFSNVVDSLAEEQHQEPPATSFELKPQPETPSHPPEPEPEPQSESSEPQTELPNKKRKKYANDAAGEVSLLHPQLPTQEETLNGSLTNNDSTSRKRSFNGQVNENMRMRSKSMYYSNNDIDIELRKARARSVGPVNEENVALLKTKDNSLSTPTDVANDTGNSIVRRRSIAANKLPSTDNYYKLPFKYGWKRELVMRSGNSSQSASRQRADVVFISPAGKKMRSRDDIIPLLSGELTIDHFCFQRALQNAGEEFETMRTAQPAVEHRKSMAAAKQLREEQQQQLKSQPKQSQSQSHPKTPAVVKEVPQTPPAELVSGKRIPKPKAPKGASPPPQGWTPTMAVKGNARVLAASNSNDGGGTGSPGSHTARKRSSNQHTKPKQSKAAESKTQMFHQQGGVLPPKQLVDNTMVCAVCMSSIKDKKQAFAMGASNGKTDKYVCTSCIRPGSSPAHANKKEKDKEKEKEKEPIDENVNANNLSTNDLSYQNSFSYQEALMELSGNSSSSLAEIAEITTPCALPPEQLFNDSPMKVTPKPQEIVVINGRKAVAVYGPPQRAQLKVIGRESNLVNLEKFYGTHFSNGKNNIESIVQSVSLGNINCQVLLAVMKTLDFHDRVRMSKVCNTWAMIGRDRNVWRTVKLRDTHVNNWTLCLRDMVRYRTRELDMMGVKMDNPKLRMEGDLRSLKSLRVLRTDATDTEFIQLILRRLSRLVELRATCTSRSLNLSHVDKMSELRVLRIRMTEPKASIVSLAPMQSLTKLRELSLRGVNNMSQLDLLHLKGLRQLETLLLGSCRGMKTRTFGEEVLPNLKRLRHLRVENNGNRSFIINEIMGGLAAGGTVQRLELINVNVDKDFSSQLTNCKSVKELLLMPNFIQNTAYMVHYIMQAINDNSEQLMVFRLGLSFELLSATRALAMNPEKDCIPVVLPIPGVPVNDKLNNSAEPIAYLPVDRLESILHHMMPQAWLTVAKVPQSEITNLKFLSAPVNVI; encoded by the exons ATGATGAGTTTGCCATGTGACACAATTGACGCGGGCAGCGATAGCCAAATGTCCAGTAATGATTCAACTTCGTTTGAGGATAATCGTTTAAACTTTACCAGTGAATCGGACTCTACAAAATCAGATG CTTCATGTGCTCGAACTCGCGGCAGATCGAAACGTAAGCGCACCAAGTCAAAGATGCGTAGCAATTCAAAGGATATGGCACTCGCTGGATTCACTGGCAGCTATCCAAAGATGGTAATCACAAACAGCAACGAAAGCAACTCGGATGCCGATGGTGATCCG CTGCCCGCTGATCTAAAAGCCATCTGTGCTACAGGCCTCAGCGTATTCCCCAGAGAGGAACTGCAGTCGCAGCCGCCATCAGAGTCCGAGTCGCCACAAACTTTGGGGCGGCAACGACGATGGCGGCGGCGGAattcgtcgtcgtcttcttcttgctcCGCTTCTAGTACGTCGTCGTCCAATTTAGTCAATAAAACGTTAGCGAACTCAACgagcccagcagcagcaacgacgacgacgatgtcgaCAATCGCAGCAGGAGCagacacaacagcagcaaccacaacaacaatttcaagtACAAATACGTTAAATTCGACTATCGAAAGTCCTAAGCCaaccaacgacaacaacagcgtcgATAACAAGGACGATCACAACGACAACAGTAGTTTCTCTAACGTTGTCGATAGTCTAGCAGAAGAGCAACATCAAGAGCCACCAGCCACATCATTTGAACTGAAACCTCAACCAGAAACACCATCTCATCCTCCAGAGCCTGAACCAGAGCCACAATCTGAATCTTCAGAACCACAAACTGAATTGCCTAACAAG AAGCGCAAGAAATATGCCAACGACGCTGCTGGCGAAGTTTCTTTGCTGCATCCCCAGTTACCAACACAGGAGGAAACATTAAATGGTTCTTTGACAAATAACGATAGCACCTCGCGTAAACGCAGCTTCAACGGGCAAGTGAATGAGAATATGCGCATGCGCTCCAAATCGATGTACTACTCCAATAACGACATCGATATTGAGCTGCGTAAAGCACGCGCTCGCAGCGTTGGTCCCGTAAACGAGGAGAATGTTGCTCTCCTCAAGACTAAGGATAACAGCCTCTCAACACCAACTGACGTTGCGAACGATACTGGAAATTCGATCGTGCGTCGTCGTTCGATTGCGGCCAACAAGTTGCCGTCTACTGATAACTATTATAAGCTGCCCTTTAAATACGGTTGGAAGCGTGAGCTGGTGATGCGCAGCGGCAATAGTTCGCAGTCGGCGTCTCGTCAGCGTGCCGATGTCGTCTTCATATCACCAGCCGGCAAAAAGATGCGATCTCGCGATGACATTATACCGCTGCTGAGCGGCGAACTGACCATCGATCATTTCTGCTTCCAGCGCGCGCTGCAGAACGCTGGCGAGGAGTTTGAGACAATGCGCACCGCTCAGCCGGCGGTGGAACATCGCAAATCGATGGCAGCTGCCAAGCAGTTGCGcgaggagcaacagcagcaactcaaGTCTCAACCGAAGCAATCGCAATCTCAGTCCCATCCGAAGACGCCAGCAGTAGTCAAGGAAGTGCCACAGACCCCTCCAGCCGAGCTCGTGTCTGGCAAGCGTATACCCAAGCCAAAGGCCCCCAAGGGCGCCAGTCCCCCGCCACAGGGCTGGACCCCGACTATGGCCGTCAAGGGCAATGCGCGCGTCTTGGCTgctagcaacagcaacgatgGCGGTGGCACCGGCTCCCCAGGCAGCCACACTGCTCGCAAGCGCAG CAGCAATCAACACACAAAGCCAAAGCAGTCAAAGGCTGCGGAATCAAAGACACAAATGTTCCATCAGCAGGGTGGCGTATTGCCGCCTAAGCAACTGGTGGATAACACCATGGTCTGTGCTGTTTGTATGTCGAGCATCAAGGATAAAAAGCAGGCCTTTGCAATGGGCGCATCGAATGGCAAGACCGACAAATACGTTTGCACG AGTTGTATTAGGCCCGGATCGTCACCGGCACACGCCAACAAAAAGGAGAAGGAtaaggagaaagagaaggaaaaggaACCTATCGATGAGAATGTTAATGCCAACAACTTGAGCACAAATGATTTAAGCTATCAAAACTCATTCAGCTACCAAGAAGCGCTAATGGAGCTGAGcggcaatagcagcagcagcttggcTGAAATTGCGGAGATTACAACACCTTGCGCATTGCCGCCGGAGCAGCTGTTCAACGATTCGCCCATGAAAGTCACACCGAAACCACAGGAAATTGTTGTCATCAATGGTCGCAAGGCTGTCGCTGTTTATGGACCGCCTCAGCGTGCCCAGTTGAAAGT CATTGGACGTGAATCAAACTTGGTCAACTTGGAAAAGTTTTATGGCACGCACTTTTCTaatggaaaaaataatattgaaagcATTGTCCAATCCGTGTCTTTAGGGAACATTAACTGCCAGGTGCTGTTGGCTGTGATGAAGACACTGGACTTCCAT GATCGTGTGCGCATGTCGAAAGTGTGCAATACTTGGGCCATGATTGGTCGCGATCGTAACGTTTGGCGCACAGTCAAGTTGCGCGACACTCATGTGAACAACTGGACGCTCTGCTTGCGTGACATGGTACGCTATCGTACCCGTGAACTGGATATGATGGGCGTCAAGATGGACAACCCCAAATTGCGCATGGAGGGCGATTTGCGTAGCTTGAAATCATTGCGTGTGCTTCGAACGGATGCCACAGACACTGAGTTTATTCAGCTGATACTGAGGCGTTTGTCGCGCCTCGTCGAGCTGCGCGCTACTTGCACCAGCCGCAGCCTGAACTTGTCCCACGTTGACAAGATGTCGGAGCTGCGAGTGCTGCGCATTCGCATGACCGAGCCGAAGGCAAGCATTGTTTCCCTGGCGCCCATGCAGTCATTGACCAAATTACGTGAGCTAAGCTTGCGCGGCGTCAACAACATGAGCCAACTGGACTTGCTCCATCTAAAGGGATTGCGGCAATTGGAGACCCTTTTACTGGGCTCCTGTCGTGGCATGAAAACGCGCACCTTTGGCGAAGAGGTGCTGCCTAACCTGAAGCGTCTGCGTCACTTGCGAGTCGAGAATAACGGAAATCGTTCGTTTATCATCAACGAGATTATGGGTGGCCTGGCCGCTGGTGGCACTGTGCAGCGTTTGGAGCTGATCAACGTTAATGTGGATAAAGACTTCAGTAGCCAGCTCACCAATTGCAAATCCGTTAAGGAGCTGCTCTTGATGCCCAATTTCATTCAGAATACCGCCTACATGGTGCACTACATCATGCAGGCCATTAATGATAACAGCGAGCAGCTGATGGTTTTCCGATTGGGTCTCAGCTTTGAGCTGCTCAGTGCAACTCGCGCCTTGGCCATGAATCCGGAGAAAGACTGCATCCCAGTGGTGCTACCTATACCAGGCGTGCCGGTCAACGACAAGCTGAATAACTCGGCGGAGCCAATCGCCTATTTGCCGGTTGATCGCCTCGAATCGATACTGCACCACATGATGCCGCAAGCCTGGCTGACAGTTGCAAAGGTGCCGCAAAGCGAAATAACAAACCTTAAGTTCCTTTCGGCTCCAGTTAACGTAATCTAG